In Candidatus Methylomirabilota bacterium, a single window of DNA contains:
- a CDS encoding DUF4321 domain-containing protein, producing MAKRDDSVIVLLVILILGALIGTVIGEVIATMAPGGTIEKIFSKGINPGLSPPATLDLKVLNISFGFTVKINLSSLLGIGLALLLYRKL from the coding sequence TTGGCTAAACGAGATGACAGCGTCATCGTTTTGTTGGTAATCCTCATCTTGGGGGCACTGATAGGCACCGTGATAGGAGAGGTCATCGCGACCATGGCGCCTGGCGGGACAATAGAAAAGATCTTCAGCAAGGGGATCAACCCGGGGCTCTCTCCGCCTGCGACGCTCGACCTGAAGGTCCTGAACATCTCCTTCGGTTTCACTGTGAAGATCAACCTCTCAAGCCTGCTGGGCATCGGTCTGGCCCTCCTGCTCTATCGGAAATTATGA